One segment of Asterias rubens chromosome 2, eAstRub1.3, whole genome shotgun sequence DNA contains the following:
- the LOC117304142 gene encoding N-acylglucosamine 2-epimerase-like has translation MGDKTPAALARAEVLSINPPRMPLGYIVETYPAAAIPGGYPAVQPGNPVLENNSFIPGESLRSGISVGRSTGQSAMDLTTGSASQSRSSYEEGSHYYTSSGTPESRLQGSVEMHCEDIPDEEGSDRENSTYDECVTVMSSGASSFISETDEASAADDQQAREDGHYVSQDETLLPYSKVLTQRSMAYVINGYAYLRNRQQFGKIYLRCRERDCAARAMITNNVQGATVFNNTHTHRRPDLSNSKKAVKRKAYLVSPATRGSDEEEEKYSVESRPTRRASPSPKRRERDAWHSTPLHGKSYPNGEVQHPPRIGIKTEDGGGVPRIVYAHSLCSSEMVSTAKSRLPEFLEKMELELDSVMDYWLKYSNDNVNGGFFTCLGRDGKRYDDLKYCWLQGSQVWTYCKLYNTIPKYHTPEVLQAAKKGGAFLQNYVKNPATGKCYFIITKSGKAVKTKSNIFSECFYILAMSELARATLDQKYKLEAVKMLDQLQHWVCVDDTGLGCPQLMGAPRVNSLSVAMVFLNLLDEVTVNDVSLQEKYAQLEKWSIEQCLQHMQRDGNVILETVSTDGKELPGADGRLMNPGHAIETGWFLLQCAVKHNLPDLKKLAVDNFITKPFQSGWDLDNGGLFSFLDVDGLSPTQLEWNMKLWWPHCEALIAFVMAYRETKEERFLDMFEKVFDYTISRFIDPDHGEWFGYLSQEGKVTHDFKGGPNKGCFHIPRCLLLCTQILRKILKGE, from the exons ATGGGGGATAAAACGCCAGCTGCCCTAGCAAGAGCCGAAGTCTTAAGCATTAATCCTCCGCGAATGCCGCTCGGATACATTGTggagacgtacccagcagcagCCATCCCCGGTGGTTATCCCGCTGTGCAACCTGGCAATCCCGTCTTGGAGAACAATTCCTTCATCCCAGGTGAGAGTCTAAGATCTGGGATTTCTGTGGGGCGATCCACAGGGCAGTCGGCCATGGATTTGACCACAGGCTCAGCCAGCCAGTCAAGATCATCTTATGAAGAAGGTTCACACTACTACACTTCTTCGGGCACGCCCGAGTCCAGACTTCAAGGAAGTGTAGAAATGCACTGCGAAGATATACCAGATGAAGAAGGTAGTGATAGAGAGAACTCGACGTATGATGAGTGCGTCACTGTCATGTCCTCAGGCGCGTCATCCTTCATTTCTGAAACAGACGAAGCGTCCGCGGCAGATGACCAGCAAGCACGAGAAGACGGTCACTACGTCTCGCAGGATGAAACCCTACTGCCATACAGTAAAGTCTTAACCCAGAGATCAATGGCGTATGTCATCAACGGTTACGCCTACCTCAGAAATCGGCAACAGTTCGGGAAGATATACCTGCGTTGCCGCGAGCGTGATTGTGCCGCTCGTGCAATGATAACAAATAACGTTCAAGGCGCTACGGTGTTCAACAATACTCACACCCACCGTCGTCCGGATCTCTCCAACTCCAAGAAAGCGGTTAAGAGAAAGGCATATTTGGTGTCTCCAGCAACGAGAGGCAGCGATGAGGAGGAAGAGAAATACTCAGTGGAATCTCGGCCAACAAGAAGGGCGTCCCCATCTCCGAAACGACGTGAACGTGACGCATGGCATTCCACGCCACTACATGGAAAGAGCTACCCTAATGGTGAGGTCCAACATCCACCACGCATTGGGATAAAAACAGAGGATGGAGGAGGAGTACCAAGAATCGTCTATGCGCACTCATTGTGCTCCAG TGAGATGGTTTCCACAGCTAAGTCAAGATTACCAGAATTTCTGGAGAAGATGGAACTGGAGCTGGACAGTGTGATGGATTATTGGTTGAAATATTCCAATGACAATGTGAATGG TGGCTTCTTTACATGTCTTGGTCGAGACGGTAAGCGCTATGATGATCTCAAATACTGCTGGTTACAAGGCAGTCAG GTGTGGACGTACTGCAAGCTGTATAACACCATTCCCAAATACCACACTCCGGAAGTTTTGCAAGCTGCTAAAAAAG GCGGTGCATTTCTTCAGAATTATGTGAAAAATCCAGCCACTGGAAAGTGTTACTTTATTATCACAAAGAGCGGCAAAGCAGTTAAGACTAAGTCAAATATTTTTAGTGAGTGTTTCTACATCCTGGCAATGTCTGAACTGGCGAGGGCGACACTAGACCAAAAGTATAAG CTAGAAGCAGTCAAGATGCTAGACCAGCTCCAACACTGGGTCTGCGTAGACGACACAGGGTTAGGATGCCCTCAACTCATGGGTGCGCCACGAGTAAACTCCCTCTCCGTAGCCATGGTGTTTCTCAATTTGCTGGATGAAGTCACAGTGAATGACGTCAGTCTACAAGAAAAATATGCCCAGCTTGAGAAATGGAGTATTGAACAGTGCTTACAACATATGCAG AGAGATGGAAATGTTATTTTGGAAACAGTCAGTACAGATGGAAAGGAGTTACCAGGTGCAGATGGTAGATTAATGAATCCAG GCCATGCCATTGAGACGGGCTGGTTTCTTCTACAATGTGCAGTGAAACACAACCTCCCAGACCTGAAGAAGTTGGCTGTCGATAACTTCATCACGAAACCCTTCCAGTCCGGCTGGGATCTGGATAATGGGGGTCTGTTCTCGTTCTTAGACGTAGATGGTTTGTCGCCAACTCAACTAGAGTGGAATATGAAGCTGTGGTGGCCACACTGTGAAGCACTGATTGCGTTTGTTATGGCGTATCGGGAAACCAAGGAGGAGAGATTCCTCGATATGTTTGAAAAGGTCTTTGATTATACGATATCTAGG TTTATTGACCCTGATCATGGCGAGTGGTTTGGATATCTTAGTCAAGAAGGAAAAGTCACCCATGACTTCAAAGGTGGACCCAACAAAG gatGTTTCCACATTCCCCGCTGCCTTCTCTTGTGTACTCAGATACTAAGGAAGATACTTAAAGGAGAGTGA